One segment of Brassica napus cultivar Da-Ae chromosome C3, Da-Ae, whole genome shotgun sequence DNA contains the following:
- the LOC106385165 gene encoding polyadenylate-binding protein-interacting protein 9-like: MAATTEMPTDVVNDVSINKDGEKGTDSGIEINSSITTSKPKTESDLDMQKLVAMFKKLNPLAKEFFPSYYNPKKNNQTGKDNQLLSADDVAATKKQSAEEVDLNGKKGDNNQKRRNSYSQGRRRLTGRISKAEREDSMRRTVYVSDIDQTVTEEGLAGLFSNCGQVVDCRICGDPHSVLRFAFVEFADDQGAREALSLGGTMLGYYPVRVLPSKTAILPVNPTFLPRSEDEREMCSRTIYCTNIDKKVTQADVRNLFETACGEVTRLRLLGDQLHSTRIAFVEFALADSALRALNCSGMVVGSQPIRVSPSKTPVRPRITRPPSTN; the protein is encoded by the exons ATGGCTGCAACCACTGAGATGCCCACTGACGTTGTCAATGATGTTAGTATCAACAAGGATGGTGAAAAGGGCACTGATAGCGGAATTGAGATTAACTCTTCGATCACGACCTCGAAACCCAAAACTGAATCCGATTTGGATATGCAAAAGCTTGTGGCTATGTTCAAGAAACTAAATCCATTGGCTAAGGAGTTTTTCCCTTCTTATTACAATCCCAAGAAGAACAATCAGACAGGAAAAGACAATCAACTTCTGTCTGCTGATGATGTGGCCGCCACAAAAAAACAATCTGCTGAAGAAGTTGATCTTAATGGAAAGAAAGGTGACAATAACCAGAAG AGAAGAAACAGTTATAGCCAAGGGAGGAGGAGGTTAACTGGACGTATTTCTAAGGCAGAGAGAGAGGATAGTATGAGGAGAACAGTATACGTTTCTGACATTGACCAAACT GTGACTGAGGAGGGTCTTGCTGGCTTGTTTAGTAACTGTGGACAA GTTGTTGACTGTCGAATTTGTGGGGATCCACATTCAGTTCTTCGATTTGCGTTTGTCGAGTTTGCTGATGACC AAGGCGCACGGGAGGCTTTAAGCCTTGGTGGAACGATGCTCGGGTACTACCCGGTGAGGGTCTTGCCCTCCAAAACTGCTATCCTTCCAGTGAACCCCACATTTCTTCCCAGG TCGGAAGATGAAAGGGAGATGTGTTCAAGGACAATCTATTGCACAAATATAGACAAGAAG GTTACTCAAGCTGATGTGAGAAACTTGTTTGAGACGGCATGTGGTGAG GTAACTCGCCTGAGGCTTCTTGGTGATCAACTGCATTCAACTCGCATAGCTTTTGTTGAATTTGCTCTG GCAGATAGTGCACTAAGGGCGCTCAATTGCAGCGGAATGGTCGTTGGATCCCAACCGATAAG GGTAAGCCCATCAAAGACACCAGTAAGGCCACGAATCACTCGACCACCATCCACAAACTAG
- the LOC125582993 gene encoding uncharacterized protein LOC125582993: MGRVPSSGIRACRMAKSNRNTRRTVNETAEGSASNVARNEAGTEEARNAAKNTANLNNAAAAGAAAAGAAAAGAATAGAAAGAAAAPVGLEADLDMLAQVLARLPAAAAPPVAPPVAEEVENVVPVGEEAHVVRNPSYLKVMDHMQKLGIKFFSGGSKPKEADQWIDRIGRNFKSIRCPLAYKKDIAVHYLDGDAHIWWRGVAARIGAEHCTWANFKTKFRGKYFPPEAFDQLEGAFLRLEQESMTVREYEVEFNSLKKYAGREAESEIFLVRKFMCGLRVDLRTRCKIRNYDIVVELVEKCAEQEAGMNEEAKVFGTVAHVHPGKHAGKNQKPVKAGSSSKPNATGRSACSACGKMHSGVCRAASGACHRCGSMDHKVRDCPEEDLRPKSQNKGVGERVCYNCGETGHYKNQCPKDAQSAGKRPSDGPKPAAERQAIILRVYTIGDESMDPSTSRPITGTLVMSGVATHVLFDSGASHCFVQSEMIGIGEFQKEPEEEVRLVRAAGGQIMYTSGKIQNVCVMIGGVNMPADLVVCPVKSYDVILGMDWLSKYKAHLDCHRGRVQFEIGNGKLVYQGVRPTNGSLIISALQAERMLEKRCEAYLAAITTVEVGPDAELEGIPIVKEYDDVFESFTGLPPDRFDPFTIELEPGTKPISKASYRMAPAEMAELKKQLDELMEKGFVRPSSSPWGEPVLFVKKKDGSFRLCINYRGINRVTGKNKYPLPRIDELLDQLRGATYFSKIDLASGYQQIPIAEEDILFIDDILIYSKNQEEHKDHLRKVLDKLREHKLFAKLRKCSFWQRESCFLGHVVSDKGVSVDQEKIKAIADWPRPRNATEIRSFLGLDGYYRRFVKGFASMAQPLTKLSGKDVQFVWTEGCDVSFNKLKVMLTTTPVLALPMDNEPYVQGKVIAYESRQLRKHGGNYPTHDLEMALVFALKMWRSYLYGAKVQVFTDQKSLKYIFTQPELNLRQRRWMELVTDYDLDIAYHPGKANLVADALSWKRVALASEKYMAELVHMVGTLRLAALTDELEPLGLGAADLLSEFALHRKRMKI, encoded by the exons ATGGGTCGGGTcccttcaagtggtatcagagcatgtcGG ATGGCAAAAAGTAATCGTAACACAAGAAGGACTGTGAATGAGACCGCTGAGGGGTCTGCGAGCAACGTGGCCAGGAATGAAGCTGGTACGGAAGAGGCTCGGAATGCTGCTAAGAATACAGCAAATTTGAACAATGCTGCAGCGGCAGGTGCTGCAGCGGCAGGTGCTGCAGCGGCAGGTGCTGCAACGGCAGGTGCTGCTGCTGGAGCTGCTGCTGCTCCGGTTGGATTGGAAGCCGATTTGGATATGTTGGCGCAAGTCTTGGCAAGATTGCCTGCTGCGGCGGCACCTCCAGTGGCTCCACCTGTTGCGGAGGAAGTGGAGAACGTGGTGCCTGTTGGAGAAGAGGCACACGTTGTTAGGAATCCGTCTTACCTCAAGGTTATGGATCACATGCAGAAACTGGGAATAAAGTTCTTTTCGGGTGGTTCCAAACCAAAGGAAGCAGATCAATGGATTGACAGGATAGGGCGGAACTTTAAGTCGATCCGTTGTCCTCTTGCTTACAAGAAGGACATTGCTGTCCACTACTTGGACGGTGATGCGCACATATGGTGGCGAGGTGTAGCGGCTCGGATTGGTGCTGAGCATTGCACGTGGGCCAACTTTAAGACCAAATTCCGTGGGAAGTATTTTCCGCCGGAAGCATTTGACCAGCTCGAGGGAGCTTTCCTCAGACTGGAACAGGAATCTATGACTGTAAGGGAGTATGAAGTGGAATTCAACAGCCTCAAGAAGTATGCTGGGCGTGAGGCTGAGTCGGAAATTTTCTTGGTCCGCAAATTTATGTGCGGACTCAGGGTTGATCTCCGAACTCGTTGTAAGATCCGCAACTATGATATTGTGGTCGAACTGGTGGAAAAATGCGCAGAACAGGAAGCTGGAATGAATGAGGAAGCCAAGGTGTTTGGCACAGTGGCACATGTCCATCCTGGTAAGCATGCGGGAAAGAATCAAAAGCCGGTGAAGGCTGGCTCTTCCAGCAAGCCGAATGCAACAGGTCGCAGTGCGTGTTCGGCTTGCGGGAAGATGCACTCTGGTGTCTGCCGTGCTGCTTCGGGAGCTTGTCACCGTTGCGGAAGTATGGATCATAAGGTGCGTGATTGTCCTGAGGAAGACTTAAGGCCGAAGAGCCAGAACAAGGGTGTTGGGGAACGTGTGTGCTACAACTGCGGTGAAACGGGGCACTACAAGAATCAGTGTCCGAAGGACGCGCAATCTGCTGGGAAGCGTCCGAGCGATGGGCCTAAGCCGGCTGCAGAGAGACAAGCCATCATACTGCGGGTGTACACAATCGGTGATGAGTCAATGGACCCAAGCACGTCTCGTCCGATCACTG GGACCTTAGTCATGAGCGGAGTGGCAACCCATGTTCTgtttgattctggtgcatctcactGCTTTGTGCAATCCGAGATGATTGGAATTGGGGAATTTCAGAaagaaccagaagaagaagtaagacTGGTTCGGGCGGCAGGTGGTCAGATCATGTACACTTCAGGGAAAATCCAAAACGTCTGTGTGATGATCGGAGGAGTGAACATGCCAGCCGACTTGGTCGTTTGCCCAGTGAAATCATACGATGTGatccttggaatggattggCTGAGTAAATACAAGGCACATCTTGATTGTCATCGTGGCCGAGTTCAGTTTGAAATCGGCAATGGAAAGCTTGTCTATCAAGGGGTCAGACCGACCAATGGGAGTCTGATCATTTCAGCACTTCAAGCAGAAAGAATGCTGGAAAAAAGATGTGAGGCTTATCTGGCTGCGATCACAACTGTGGAAGTCGGACCAGATGCTGAGTTGGAAGGGATTCCGATTGTAAAGGAGTATGATGACGTGTTCGAATCCTTCACAGGATTACCACCGGACCGTTTTGATCCTTTCACGATTGAGCTTGAGCCGGGCACAAAGCCAATCTCGAAAGCTTcgtaccggatggctccggcTGAAATGGCAGAACTTAAGAAACAGTTGGatgaactgatggagaaagggttTGTGCGCCCAAGCAGTTCACCTTGGGGCGAACCGGTTCTgttcgtgaagaagaaagatggtagCTTCCGGCTATGCATCAACTACAGGGGGATTAACAGAGTCACagggaagaacaagtaccctctCCCAAGGATAGACGAGTTATTGGACCAACTCCGAGGTGCTACTTAtttctccaagattgatttaGCTTCGGGATACCAGCAGATTCCGATTGCTGAAGAGGATATCC TCTTCATAGACGACATCTTGATCTACTCAAAGAATCAGGAAGAGCACAAGGACCATCTGAGAAAGGTTTTGGATAAGCTTCGGGAACATAAGTTGTTCGCCAAGCTCAGAAAATGCAGCTTTTGGCAAAGAGAAAGTTGTTTTTTGGGTCACGTGGTCTCGGACAAGGGAGTGTCTGTGGACcaagagaagatcaaggccattGCGGACTGGCCCAGACCAAGGAACGCAACGGAGATCAGGAGCTTTCTCGGACTGGATGGATACTACCGACGGTTTGTTAAGGGATTTGCCAGCATGGCTCAACCATTGACAAAGTTGAGCGGGAAAGATGTTCAGTTCGTGTGGACAGAAGGCTGTGATGTGAGTTTCAACAAACTCAAGGTGATGTTGACGACTACTCCAGTATTGGCTCTTCCTATGGACAACGAGCCATATGTG CAAGGCAAAGTGATCGCGTATGAGTCTAGACAGCTAAGGAAACACGGAGGGAACTATCCAACACACGACTTAGAAATGGCTCTCGTGTTTGCGCTGAAGATGTGGCGGTCTTATCTCTATGGTGCTAAAGTCCAAGTCTTCACGGACCAAAAGAGCTTGAAGTATATCTTTACTCAACCAGAGCTGAACCTTCGACAGAGGCGTTGGATGGAACTGGTTACGGATTACGACTTGGATATTGCCTACCATCCGGGAAAGGCAAATCTGGTCGCGGATGCCTTGAGCTGGAAGAGAGTAGCTTTGGCTTCAGAGAAATACATGGCGGAACTGGTTCATATGGTTGGAACCTTACGATTAGCTGCCTTGACTGACGAATTGGAACCGTTGGGTCTTGGTGCAGCGGATTTGTTGTCCGAGTTCGCCTTGCACAGGAAAAGGATGAAGATCTGA